One genomic segment of Arachis duranensis cultivar V14167 chromosome 4, aradu.V14167.gnm2.J7QH, whole genome shotgun sequence includes these proteins:
- the LOC107486574 gene encoding agamous-like MADS-box protein MADS2 isoform X2, producing MGRGRVELKRIENKINRQVTFAKRRNGLLKKAYELSVLCDAEVALIIFSNRGKLYEFCSSSSMLKTLERYQKCSYGAVEVSKPAKELENSYREYLKLKARFESLQRTQRNLLGEDLGPLGTKDLEQLERQLDSSLKQVRSTKTQFMLDQLTDLQNKEQILVDVNRTLSMKLDEINSRNQYRQQSWEAGDQSMHQYTAPHNAHSSQGFFQPLECNPTLQIGDYRYNGVGSDQITATTTTQAQQVSGFIPGWML from the exons atgggGAGGGGAAGAGTTGAGTTGAAGAGGATAGAGAACAAGATAAACAGGCAAGTCACATTTGCAAAGAGAAGAAATGGTCTTCTCAAGAAAGCTTATGAGTTATCTGTTCTTTGTGATGCTGAGGTTGCCCTCATCATCTTCTCCAACAGAGGAAAACTCTATGAGTTTTGTAGCAGCTCTAG CATGCTCAAAACACTCGAGAGGTATCAGAAGTGCAGTTATGGTGCTGTGGAAGTTAGCAAGCCTGCCAAAGAACTTGag AATAGCTATCGTGAGTACTTGAAGCTGAAAGCAAGATTTGAATCTCTTCAAAGGACTCAAAG AAATCTTCTAGGGGAAGATTTGGGCCCATTGGGTACCAAAGATCTTGAGCAACTTGAAAGGCAATTGGATTCTTCTCTGAAGCAAGTGAGATCCACAAAG ACACAATTTATGCTGGATCAATTAACTGATCTTCAAAATAAG GAGCAGATCTTGGTAGATGTCAACAGAACCTTGAGCATGAAG CTGGATGAAATCAATTCAAGGAATCAATATAGGCAGCAATCATGGGAAGCTGGTGATCAAAGTATGCATCAATATACTGCTCCACATAATGCTCACTCTTCTCAAGGCTTCTTCCAGCCTCTGGAATGCAACCCCACTTTGCAGATTGg TGACTATAGGTACAATGGGGTAGGGTCAGATCAGATAACTGCTACAACAACAACTCAAGCTCAACAAGTGAGTGGTTTCATCCCTGGATGGATGCTTTGA
- the LOC107486574 gene encoding agamous-like MADS-box protein MADS2 isoform X1, whose protein sequence is MGRGRVELKRIENKINRQVTFAKRRNGLLKKAYELSVLCDAEVALIIFSNRGKLYEFCSSSSMLKTLERYQKCSYGAVEVSKPAKELENSYREYLKLKARFESLQRTQRNLLGEDLGPLGTKDLEQLERQLDSSLKQVRSTKTQFMLDQLTDLQNKEQILVDVNRTLSMKLDEINSRNQYRQQSWEAGDQSMHQYTAPHNAHSSQGFFQPLECNPTLQIGSDYRYNGVGSDQITATTTTQAQQVSGFIPGWML, encoded by the exons atgggGAGGGGAAGAGTTGAGTTGAAGAGGATAGAGAACAAGATAAACAGGCAAGTCACATTTGCAAAGAGAAGAAATGGTCTTCTCAAGAAAGCTTATGAGTTATCTGTTCTTTGTGATGCTGAGGTTGCCCTCATCATCTTCTCCAACAGAGGAAAACTCTATGAGTTTTGTAGCAGCTCTAG CATGCTCAAAACACTCGAGAGGTATCAGAAGTGCAGTTATGGTGCTGTGGAAGTTAGCAAGCCTGCCAAAGAACTTGag AATAGCTATCGTGAGTACTTGAAGCTGAAAGCAAGATTTGAATCTCTTCAAAGGACTCAAAG AAATCTTCTAGGGGAAGATTTGGGCCCATTGGGTACCAAAGATCTTGAGCAACTTGAAAGGCAATTGGATTCTTCTCTGAAGCAAGTGAGATCCACAAAG ACACAATTTATGCTGGATCAATTAACTGATCTTCAAAATAAG GAGCAGATCTTGGTAGATGTCAACAGAACCTTGAGCATGAAG CTGGATGAAATCAATTCAAGGAATCAATATAGGCAGCAATCATGGGAAGCTGGTGATCAAAGTATGCATCAATATACTGCTCCACATAATGCTCACTCTTCTCAAGGCTTCTTCCAGCCTCTGGAATGCAACCCCACTTTGCAGATTGg CAGTGACTATAGGTACAATGGGGTAGGGTCAGATCAGATAACTGCTACAACAACAACTCAAGCTCAACAAGTGAGTGGTTTCATCCCTGGATGGATGCTTTGA